A genome region from Setaria italica strain Yugu1 chromosome III, Setaria_italica_v2.0, whole genome shotgun sequence includes the following:
- the LOC101777973 gene encoding uncharacterized protein LOC101777973 encodes MARFAAATVLVCAALLLCVEQSAGSLASADPLSTLFPANSRPPPVMIYCKQNTELNVAVGDDGKVVLAVAKFGEFKQLWWKLPLPALVHGEGHKFWLVNVATEQAIATPTDDNKREVKMAPFNPWDKAQLWVPDTPDADGFYQIKVSADESKALNGLGGSVHKGTVVGIYPGNPVSANTLWNLTSIWPFPFHYFP; translated from the exons ATGGCAAGATTCGCTGCAGCTACCGTCCTCGTTTGTGCAGCATTGCTCTTGTGTGTTGAGCAAAGTGCAGGAAGCTTGGCCTCTGCCGATCCACTCTCCACCTTGTTTCCTGCAAATTCCCGGCCTCCGCCAGTGATGATATATTGCAAGCAGAACACCGAGCTGAATGTGGCCGTTGGCGACGATGGCAAAGTTGTTCTGGCCGTCGCCAAATTCGGCGAATTCAAACAG CTATGGTGGAAGCTCCCCTTGCCGGCCTTGGTCCATGGGGAGGGCCACAAGTTTTGGCTGGTGAACGTCGCCACGGAACAGGCCATCGCGACCCCAACAGACGACAACAAAAGGGAG GTGAAAATGGCTCCATTCAACCCTTGGGACAAGGCGCAGCTATGGGTGCCGGACACGCCAGATGCCGACGGCTTTTATCAAATCAAGGTGTCCGCAGACGAATCGAAGGCTCTCAACGGCCTGGGGGGGAGTGTGCATAAAGGGACGGTCGTCGGGATCTATCCTGGTAATCCAGTATCTGCTAACACCCTGTGGAACCTTACCAGCATCTGGCCCTTCCCATTCCACTACTTCCCTTGA